The genomic window GGCCCTGGCGGAGCGTGTGCTCGGACCGGAGCTCGCCGAGGTGGAGCGGAAGGCGCGCGTCTATTCGCACGGAGCGCTCACGCTCTACCCCTTCCAGGCCAACCTCCACGGGCTTCCGCCGGAGGTGGTCTACGAGTGCCTGCTCGGGCTCTTCAACGCGCAGCTCCGACGGGGAGCGACCGAGCCGCGGAACTTCGAGCAGTACGTGCTCTACCACTTCGGCGAGGGGATCGCCCGGCACTTCATGGTGCCGTACAACGCCAAGCTCTGGGGCGTGCACCCGCGGGAGATCACGAGCGCGTGGTGCAGCCGCTTCGTCCCCTTGCCGAGCGTCGAGCAGGTCCTCGCCGGGGCGCTCGGCGTCGGCCCCTCCGAGCTGGGCTACAACGTGCGCTTCCGCTACCCGCGCAAAGGCGGGATCGAGACCTTCACCCGCGCGCTCGTGGCCGAGCTGGACCCGACGCGCGTGCACCTGCGCAGCCGGGTAGAGGCCATCGACCCTGCGGCCCGCACCGTGCGCGTGGACGGCGAGACCGTGCGCTACCACGCGCTCATCCCGAGCCTGCCGCTCCCGCGCCTCGTGGAGCTCCTCGTCGAGCCGCCGCGCGAGGTGGAGGAGGCCGCCGCCCGCCTGCGCGCCACCTCGCTCGTCTATCTGAACGTGGCCACGCGCCGGCCCTGCCCCGTGGACTACCACTGGGTCTACGTCCCCGAGGAGCGCTTTCCCTTCTATCGCGTCGGCGTTTTTTCGAACGCCATGCCGAGCATGGCTCCGCCCGGCTGCGCGAGCTATTACGTCGAGCTCTCGACCCGCGAGGTCGGCCCCGACCCCGCCGCGATGGTCGCCGACGCGGTGCGAGCTCTCGTGGAGGTCAAGGCCATCGCCTCTCCCGACGACGTGCTGTTCGCCGACGTCCGGCGGATCGACCCGGCCTACGTGGTCTTCGACGAGCTCTACGAGAGCTCGGTGGGGACGATCCAGCGCTACCTCGAGGGGCAGCGCATCTTCTCCCGCGGGCGCTACGGGGCCTGGATCTACAACGCGATGGAGGATAGCCTCCTCGCCGGCCGCGGGGCGGCGGAGGCGGCGGCAGCGTTGCCGGCCGAGGGGTAGGGGAGCCATGACGCGATCGCGCGCTCGCGGGCGGAGGTGAGCATGACGGCACAGCAGGACGGCAATCCGAACCTGAAGGTGCTCCCAGGGGGGCTCCCCGAGGGGGCGTCGCCCATTCCGTGGCTCTCCGTGGTGATCCCCATCTACAACGAGGAGGGGATCCTGGCCTCCTCGGTGATCAGCCTGCGCGAGAACCTGAAGGAGCTGGGCAAGACCTTCGAGATCCTGCTCGCCGAGAACGGCAGCGTCGACCGCACGCTCGAGCTCTGCGAGGAGCTGAAGACGCGCTACCCCGAGGTGGACTACTTCTCCGTCGGCGAGCCGAACTACGGCAAGGCGCTCAAGGAAGGGATCCTGCGCGCCCGCGGCTCGTACGTGGTGTGCGACGAGATCGACCTCGGGGACATGGACTTCTACCGCCGCGCGCTGGACCGCCTGGTGAACGGGGACGCGGCGATGGTCGTGGGCTCCAAGGTGCTGGTCGGCGCCGAGGACACGCGCCCCGTCTTCCGTCGGGTCGCCACGGTGGTCTACAACACGATGCTGCGCACCGTGCTCCACTTCCACGGCACGGACACCCACGGCATGAAGGCCTTCCATCGTGACACGCTCGTCGGCACGGCGGGGCGCTGCGTGGTGGACCGCGACGTCTTCGCCAGCGAGTTCGTCATCCGGGCGGAGCGGGAGCGGTATCCCGTGGTGGAGATCCCCGTCCGGGTGGTGGAGAAGCGCAAGCCGTCGATCAACCTGATCAAGCGGGTGCCCAACGTGGTCCGCAACCTTTCGTACCTCACCTACGTGATGCGGGTGCTCGAGTGAGTGAGAAGAAGCTCTGCGCGGTCAGCGTCGACCTCGACTCGCTGACCGCCTACTACGAGATCCACGGGCTCGGCGGAGCCCCGACGCAGCTCAAGGCCACGGTCCTGCGCAAGGCCCTGCCGCGCTTCGAGGAGCTCTTCGCCGAGGCGGGGATCCCCGCCACGCTCTTCGTCGTCGGGCGCGAGCTCGAGGACGAGCTCGACGCGCAGCAGACGCTGCGTCGCATGGCCGAGGCGGGGCACGAGCTCGCCAATCACACCTACACCCATCCGTACGACCTCTGCCGCCTCCCCGAGCAGGTTGTGGAGCAGGAGGTGCGCAAGACGCACGAGCTCCTGCGCGAGCTGGCCGGCGAGGGGCACGCCCCCGTCGGCTTCCGGTCGCCGGGTTACTTCATCAACGGCAAGGTCCTCGGGGTCCTCGCCAACCACGGCTACCTCTACGACAGCTCCATGTTCCCCTCGCCCCCCTACTACGCCGCGAAGGCCGCCGTGCTGGCGATGATGGCGCTGCGCGGCCGTCGTTCGGGGGCCGTGCTCTCGGACCCGCGGGGTCTCACGGGCCCGACGGAGCCCTACCGCCCCGACGTGGAACACCCCTGGCGCCGAGGACACGCCCCGCTGGTCGAGCTCCCCGTGGCGGTGATCCCGGGCCTGCGGGTACCGGCCATCGGCACCATGCTCGCCGTCGCGCCGGAGTGGGTGCGAAGCGCGGTCCTCGCGCAGATGGCGCGCGTCTCGTTCTTCAACCTGGAGCTCCACGGCATCGACCTGGCCGACGCAGTCGCCGACCGCATTCCGACGGCGCTCGCCGGGCGACAACCGGACCTGCGCGTCCCCTTCGCCGAGAAGCGGGCGATCTTCTTGCGCACCCTCGAGGGGCTAAAGGATCGCTACCGCTTCGTCACGCTCCGCGAGGCCGCGGAGCTCGTCCAGCGCGAGGGAAAGATCTAAGCAGTTTGATCACGCACCAACGTGCTTCTGTGCAAGCTCAGTGATCCGTGTCGGGGCGCCCCGGGCGCTCGACGTGGAGGCCGAGCTTCGCCAGCTTCTCGTAGAGCGTCGTGCGGTGCAGCCCGGCCAGCTCCGCCGCGCGCTGCACGTTCTGCCCCGCCTCGTCGAGCACCCGCGAGAAATAGCGTTGCTCGAACTCGCCGCGGGCGACCTTGTAGGACTGGATCGGTGCGTGTTGCGCCTGTCGCGACGCGAGCTCGGCGCCGGCGGCCGGAGTAGCGGCGCGTAGCTCGGGGGGCAGGTCCTGCGGCTGGATCTCGTCGCCGTCGCAGACCAGCACCGCGCGTTCGATCACGTGCTCGAGCTCGCGCACGTTGCCCGGCCAGCGATACTCGAGCAGGCAGCGGAGGGCCGGCGCGGAGACCGCGCGCGGGGTGTGATCGCGGCGCGCGCGGAGCGACCCCAGCACCGCTTCGACGAGCAGCGGGATGTCTTCGGGCCGCTCGCGGAGCGGCGGCAGGACCAGCGAGACGGTGTTGATCCGGTAGAGCAGGTCCTGCCGGAAGCGGTTCTGCTCGATCATCTTCTGGAGGTTCTGGTTCGAAGCGCAGATGAGCCGCACGTTGGTGCGGACGAGCTGCCGGCCCCCCACCGGGTAGAACTCGCCGTCCTGCAGCACCCGCAGGAGCTTGGGCTGCAGCGCCAGGCTCATGTCACCGATCTCGTCGAGGAAGAGCGTGCCGCGGTCGGCCTTGACGAAGAAGCCGGTCTTGGGGTGGTCGGCCCCCGAGAAGGCTCCCTTCTCGTAGCCGAAGAGCTCGCTCTCGAGGAGCTGCTCGGGGATGGCGCTGCAGTTGAGCGAGACGAAGGGGCCGTCCGCGCGGTGGCTGCTGTGGTGCACGAGCTTGGCCACCAGGTCCTTGCCCGTGCCGCTCTCGCCCTGGATCAGCACCGACACGTCCGACGGAGCGACGCGCTCGATGAGGTCGATGACCGCGGACATGGCCGCGGAGCGGCAGACGATGTTCTCCTTGCGGAAGGTGCGCTCGACCTGCGACCGGAGGCTCGCGTTCTCCTTCAGAATCCGCACCTGCCGCAGCGCCCGCTGGATCACGAGCTCGATCTCGCCGCGGTCGAACGGTTTGCGCAGGAAGTCGAAGGCTCCCTTCTTCATCGCCTCCACGGCGTTGTCCACCGTGCCGAAGGCGCTTACCACGACGATGGGTAACTCGGGGGCGATCCGGTGCAGGCGTGCGAGCGCCTCGAGGCCGTCCACGCCGGGCATGCGCAGGTCCGTGATCGCCACGTCGGGGGCGGCGCGGTGAACGGCCTCCTCGGCTTCGGCGACCGAGGCGGCGACGCTGGCCTCGTAGCGCTGCGGATCGAGCATGCGCAGGAAGAGCTCCCGCGCGGCCGGTTGGTCGTCGATGAAGAGGACTCGTGGGAGCGTCAAGGTCTGCCTCCTTCCGGTCCCTGTCGCGGCAGCAGCGTGCGAAAGGTCGTTCCGACGCCGAGCTCGCTCTCCACGCGCAGTGAGCCGCCGTGGCGGGCGACGATCTGGTGCGCGATGGCGAGCCCGAGGCCGGTTCCGAGATCCTTCGTGGTGAAGAAGGGGTCGAAGATGCGCTCGCGCAGCTCCGGCGGGATCCCCGACCCCGTATCGGTGATGGAAATCTCCACCAGGCCGTCGTCGAGCTCCCTCGACGCGAGGGTGAGCCGCCTGTCGTCGCTCTCTTGCATCGCCTCCACCGCGTTCAGCACCAGATTCATGAAGACCTGCCGCAACAACCTAGCATCGCAGGCCACCTCGCAGGACGCCAGGCCGAGGCGGTCGACGGTGGTGATGCCTGCCTTGCGGAGGCGGTACGAGCAGAGCTCGACGGCTTCCCGGACGAGCGGGTCGATGAGGGTGGGGAGGGACTCTCCGTGGCCCGGGCGCGCGAACTGCATGAAGCGCTCGAGCAGCGCGATGGCGCGCGTGCTCTCGTGGTGGATGGTGGCGACGTCGCGGCGGCGCACATCCTCTTCCGGCACGGCGTCGAGAAGGAGCTCGGCGAAGCCGTGAATGGCGTGCATGTAGTTGCCGAACTCGTGGGCGAAGCCGGCGGCCAGCGTGCCGAGGGAGGCCAGGCGATCCTGCGCGCGCAGGCGCCGCTCGCGCTCCTGGCGGTTCGTGACGTCCTGGAGCAGCAGCACGGCTCCGCGGCTCGCCGCACCCTCGCTCGCCGCGCCCTCGCTCGCCGCTCCATTCCCCCGGGTCAGGGGATAGACCTGGCAGGCCAGGACGCGCTGCGGGGCCGCTCCATCGGTGACGAGCTCCAGCGACTCGGCGGTTCCGCGCTCCACCGCGCGGCGGACGGCGTCCGCGAGCGGGGCCGCGCCGGGGAAGAGCTCGCCCACGGAGCGTCCCTCGCTCGGCGTCCCGAGGCCCTCGAGCAGGCGGTGGGCGGCCTCGTTGGCCTGGACGACCTCGCCCCGGCTGTTGCAGGTGAGCAAGCCTTCCCCGATGCAACGGATGACCGACTGCAGGTAGGTCGAGGCCTCCCGCAGGTCGGCCGTGACCCGATCGACGCGGACCTGGAGCTCGGCGTTCATCTGCTGCTGCTCGGCGACGAGGGCGCTGTTCTTCTGTCGCTCGGCACGCAGGGCCACGACCAGGTCGGAAAAGGCCCCCTGGAGCAGGCCGAGCTCGTCGCGGGTGGAGGCGGGCTCCGCGAGTGTCACGGTGTCGGGGAGCTCTCCCCCGTGGGTGCGGAGCGCCTGGGCGGCGCGGGTCAGGTCGCCGAGCGGCCGGGTGATGCGCCGCAGGTAGAGGATCCCGGCTACGGCGGCCACGCCGAGCCAGAAGAGCCCGAGGATCGAGGCACGGGAGATCACGCTCACTGCACGCCGCGGAACCTCGTCGGAGAGGAAGGCCAGCTCGACCACCCCCACGACGCTCTCGGTGCCGCGCAGGATCGGCGCGGAGACGCGGTACTCGAGCGGACCTCCGGTGGCGGCGAGTCCTCGGCCGGGGCGTACGAGGCCCAGCGCCCCGGCGGTGCGCCCCTGTTGACCGACGCGCCGCGGGTCGGAGTGGCCGACGATGCGTCCGTCGTTGCGGAGCACCGCGAGGCTCACGAGGTGGACCTTGCGCCGCACGCGCACGAGGAGCGGGTCGAAGCGCGTCGGGTCCACGGCGTCGAGCAGGTCGGCGCAGGCGGTGGCGATCCCCTGCGCCACGATGGTCCCCTCCATCTCGACCTGGCGGTCGAGCGCCGAGAGCTCTCCGGAGAGCGAGACCAGCGTCTGCGCGCCGAGGATCAGACTGACGATGACGAAGAGCATGCCGAGGAGCCGCCCGCGCAGCGAGAAGCGAGCCAGCCAGCGGAGCCAGGAGGGCCTCTTCATCGGCGCTCTCCTGCCCCGAGGAAGGAGTGGCAGCTCTGGCAGCGCCGCTCGGCGTGGTGCTTCGTGGCCTGAGGCTTGTGGCAGCCGAGGCAGCGGTCGCGCGGGGTGGCCCAGTCGTGGAGCTGATGGCAGCTCAGACAGCGCGCGTGGCCCGGGGTGGCGTGCAGCCCCTTGACGCTCTGGCGGTCGTGGCACGCGGCGCAGTCGACGGTGCGCGGCCCGGCCTGGGCGTGCGGACGATGACACGAGTAGCAGGCCAGGTGGGCCATGGGCGCCTGGCTGGGGAAGGTCACCTGTTTCACGCCGCGGGCCTGGTGACAGCCGAGACAGGTGGAGGGCCCCGGGCGCAGCTCGTCGTCGCGACCGGTGAGGAAGTTGTGGCAGGTCGTGCAGTGCAGCTTCTCCATCCCCTTGGCGCCGTGCACCTCCTGCTTGTGGCAGTCGGCGCAGCTATCCAGTGCGTCGGTGAAGCGGTGCACCGAGCGCGCGTGGCAACGGAGGCAGGAGGTCTTGGCGTGGGAACGGTGACCTGCCGAGCGCCTCGTCACCTTCCACTTCGCGTCGTGCTGCGCGTGGCAGCTCTCGCAGGAGCCGAGGTCGACCTTGGCGTGCTTGGCGAGCTTGTTCCGCCCGTCGGCGGACTTGCCGCCGCGCCAGACGTAGGTGCCGAGCATCGAGAGCGCCGCCCCCCGGCTCTGGTGGTGACACTGCTGGCAGACGATGGTCCGATGCTCGTTCTTGGTCCAGAGGCTGTATTCCTTCTGCGTGCGATGGCAGAGGGCGCAGAAGCGCTGGTCGCGTTCGACGAAGCGCGAGAGCTTGGAGTAGGCGAGGGCGACCCCGAGCGCGGTGCCGACGAGCACGAGGCCAAGCGCCACGCGAAGGACCGGGCGACGAGGGCGCTTGGCGGGGGACGCCTTCTCAGTGGCACCCGTCACAGGTTCCCCGCCTCACCACCACCTCGAAATGACCGGAGAACGCATGACAGACGTGACAGTGGCCGACCCCTTCCTCGCGGTGCTGGTCGTGTGAGAAGTCCTTCCCCTTATGATAGCGGCCGAGGTTGTGGCAGCGGAAGCAGGGGAGCGACTCGAGTCGCGTCGGTGGCTCGGGGCGCTCGGTTCTCGACGGGACGACTGCGCGGGAAGCGGCTCCGGCCGCCCGCGTGAGCTCCGCCAGGGCGGGCTGCGCGCGGCGGAGCTGTGCGGCGATGAGGGCCAGCGACGCCACGACGACGCCGCCGAGCAGGAGCTGGAGCACGGCCTTGCGCGCGCGCTGGGTCACGACTTCCGCTCCTCGTGGCTGGACGGGGTCTCCCCGGTCGCGCGGCCCGCCGCGGCCCGCGAAGCCATCAGCTCGTCGTATTCCGCGCGGTGCTCCTCTTTGAGCTCGGCGAGGGTCAGCCGTCCGGTGAGGAAGACCCGCGACATGGGGAAGACGCTCGGCCGCAGGTGCACGTTGTAGAAGTGCCAGACGAAGATGGCCAGCGCGGCGAGGATCGCCTCGTCGGCGTGCGCGTAGTAGGAGACCTCGTAGACCCAGACGGGGAAGCGCTTGACCGTCGCTTCGGGGAACCAGCGCACGAGGCCCGAGCCGGCCATGATCACCATGCCCCAGAAGACCGCCCAGTAGTCGAACTTCTCGAAATAGGAATATTTGTCGAAAGCAGGGCGGGCGCGGCGCAGCCCCATGAAGAAGGCCAGGTTCTGGAAGAGGTGCACGAGGTCGCGCGGGCGAGGCAGCATGCGCAGGCGCAGCCGCCCCCGCACGAGCAGCGACGCGAGGTAGGCCAGGTGATAAACGGCCGCGACCATCAGCACGACGGCCGCCACGCGGTGCCACACCCCGCACTGGTGCAGGCCGCCGAAGGCCTTCACGAGGTGGTGCGAGGCCCCCACGCCGTGCGCGGAGAGGGGCCAGCCGGTGAGCACCAGCACGGTGAAGGAGAGGGCCATCAGGGCGTGCTGCAAGCGCTGATGCACGTCGAAGCGAAGGACGGATTCCGAGGCCGCCGGGGATAGCTCCGGAGCGGACCGCTCGGCAGGGGTCGAGGTGTCGGGTCTCGCCGGATCCATGGGTCTACTCCTTCTCCGAGCGGCCGCCGGCCAGCCGACCGAGCAGGGCGCGCGCCAGGTCGAGCAGGATGTGCACCCCGAGCGCGGCGATGGTGAGGAAGGTCAGCCACCCGAAGAACTTCTGCGTGTAAAAAGAGACGGGCCGATGGCCGGGGCCGAGCGGCTTGTGGGTCACGAGCCCCGCGAACTTCGGCGTGGCCTTCGCGTGGCACTTGCGGCACCGCGCCAGCATCTTCTCCGGCTTCGTCACGAGCTCGTGCCCGCCGTGGCAGTCCACGCAGCCCGGCGCGCGCTCCGAGCCCAGGGTCAGCATCCGTCCGTGCACCGAGTCCTCGTACGAGGGGAGCACCTCGCGCGAGACCT from Deltaproteobacteria bacterium includes these protein-coding regions:
- a CDS encoding FAD-dependent oxidoreductase; this translates as MSHASGPGHPTVIVGGGLTGISAALHAGRPYLLFEREETLGGLARTEERDGFYFDRTGHWLHLRDPGIKALAERVLGPELAEVERKARVYSHGALTLYPFQANLHGLPPEVVYECLLGLFNAQLRRGATEPRNFEQYVLYHFGEGIARHFMVPYNAKLWGVHPREITSAWCSRFVPLPSVEQVLAGALGVGPSELGYNVRFRYPRKGGIETFTRALVAELDPTRVHLRSRVEAIDPAARTVRVDGETVRYHALIPSLPLPRLVELLVEPPREVEEAAARLRATSLVYLNVATRRPCPVDYHWVYVPEERFPFYRVGVFSNAMPSMAPPGCASYYVELSTREVGPDPAAMVADAVRALVEVKAIASPDDVLFADVRRIDPAYVVFDELYESSVGTIQRYLEGQRIFSRGRYGAWIYNAMEDSLLAGRGAAEAAAALPAEG
- a CDS encoding glycosyltransferase encodes the protein MTAQQDGNPNLKVLPGGLPEGASPIPWLSVVIPIYNEEGILASSVISLRENLKELGKTFEILLAENGSVDRTLELCEELKTRYPEVDYFSVGEPNYGKALKEGILRARGSYVVCDEIDLGDMDFYRRALDRLVNGDAAMVVGSKVLVGAEDTRPVFRRVATVVYNTMLRTVLHFHGTDTHGMKAFHRDTLVGTAGRCVVDRDVFASEFVIRAERERYPVVEIPVRVVEKRKPSINLIKRVPNVVRNLSYLTYVMRVLE
- a CDS encoding polysaccharide deacetylase family protein, with translation MSEKKLCAVSVDLDSLTAYYEIHGLGGAPTQLKATVLRKALPRFEELFAEAGIPATLFVVGRELEDELDAQQTLRRMAEAGHELANHTYTHPYDLCRLPEQVVEQEVRKTHELLRELAGEGHAPVGFRSPGYFINGKVLGVLANHGYLYDSSMFPSPPYYAAKAAVLAMMALRGRRSGAVLSDPRGLTGPTEPYRPDVEHPWRRGHAPLVELPVAVIPGLRVPAIGTMLAVAPEWVRSAVLAQMARVSFFNLELHGIDLADAVADRIPTALAGRQPDLRVPFAEKRAIFLRTLEGLKDRYRFVTLREAAELVQREGKI
- a CDS encoding sigma-54-dependent Fis family transcriptional regulator; its protein translation is MTLPRVLFIDDQPAARELFLRMLDPQRYEASVAASVAEAEEAVHRAAPDVAITDLRMPGVDGLEALARLHRIAPELPIVVVSAFGTVDNAVEAMKKGAFDFLRKPFDRGEIELVIQRALRQVRILKENASLRSQVERTFRKENIVCRSAAMSAVIDLIERVAPSDVSVLIQGESGTGKDLVAKLVHHSSHRADGPFVSLNCSAIPEQLLESELFGYEKGAFSGADHPKTGFFVKADRGTLFLDEIGDMSLALQPKLLRVLQDGEFYPVGGRQLVRTNVRLICASNQNLQKMIEQNRFRQDLLYRINTVSLVLPPLRERPEDIPLLVEAVLGSLRARRDHTPRAVSAPALRCLLEYRWPGNVRELEHVIERAVLVCDGDEIQPQDLPPELRAATPAAGAELASRQAQHAPIQSYKVARGEFEQRYFSRVLDEAGQNVQRAAELAGLHRTTLYEKLAKLGLHVERPGRPDTDH
- a CDS encoding HAMP domain-containing protein; the protein is MKRPSWLRWLARFSLRGRLLGMLFVIVSLILGAQTLVSLSGELSALDRQVEMEGTIVAQGIATACADLLDAVDPTRFDPLLVRVRRKVHLVSLAVLRNDGRIVGHSDPRRVGQQGRTAGALGLVRPGRGLAATGGPLEYRVSAPILRGTESVVGVVELAFLSDEVPRRAVSVISRASILGLFWLGVAAVAGILYLRRITRPLGDLTRAAQALRTHGGELPDTVTLAEPASTRDELGLLQGAFSDLVVALRAERQKNSALVAEQQQMNAELQVRVDRVTADLREASTYLQSVIRCIGEGLLTCNSRGEVVQANEAAHRLLEGLGTPSEGRSVGELFPGAAPLADAVRRAVERGTAESLELVTDGAAPQRVLACQVYPLTRGNGAASEGAASEGAASRGAVLLLQDVTNRQERERRLRAQDRLASLGTLAAGFAHEFGNYMHAIHGFAELLLDAVPEEDVRRRDVATIHHESTRAIALLERFMQFARPGHGESLPTLIDPLVREAVELCSYRLRKAGITTVDRLGLASCEVACDARLLRQVFMNLVLNAVEAMQESDDRRLTLASRELDDGLVEISITDTGSGIPPELRERIFDPFFTTKDLGTGLGLAIAHQIVARHGGSLRVESELGVGTTFRTLLPRQGPEGGRP
- a CDS encoding cytochrome b/b6 domain-containing protein; the encoded protein is MDPARPDTSTPAERSAPELSPAASESVLRFDVHQRLQHALMALSFTVLVLTGWPLSAHGVGASHHLVKAFGGLHQCGVWHRVAAVVLMVAAVYHLAYLASLLVRGRLRLRMLPRPRDLVHLFQNLAFFMGLRRARPAFDKYSYFEKFDYWAVFWGMVIMAGSGLVRWFPEATVKRFPVWVYEVSYYAHADEAILAALAIFVWHFYNVHLRPSVFPMSRVFLTGRLTLAELKEEHRAEYDELMASRAAAGRATGETPSSHEERKS